In Natrinema pellirubrum DSM 15624, the following proteins share a genomic window:
- a CDS encoding PH domain-containing protein yields the protein MTESIDPAVPLDSHESVTWTGRPRITTVLPALATGLLLVAVGVVSSLVQETLLFLAVVPVGVAIPLWKYLAVQGMQYVITDQALYVKHGVVTRHVIQANLETVQNSAYGQDITGSMFGYGSVEFEIAGGDDLSFQAIDDPREIRALVDRAASNNDGLGANNRQESDIPGDLTQWQRIRDEIREIRTTIED from the coding sequence ATGACGGAGTCAATCGACCCGGCTGTCCCACTCGACAGCCACGAGTCAGTCACGTGGACTGGCCGTCCGCGAATTACGACCGTACTTCCAGCACTCGCAACGGGATTGCTGCTCGTCGCCGTCGGGGTCGTCAGCAGTCTAGTACAAGAGACGCTACTCTTTCTCGCAGTCGTTCCGGTCGGTGTAGCAATCCCCCTCTGGAAGTATTTGGCTGTACAAGGCATGCAGTACGTGATAACGGACCAGGCACTCTACGTGAAGCATGGAGTAGTGACCCGACATGTCATACAGGCCAACCTCGAAACGGTCCAGAACAGTGCCTATGGCCAAGATATTACAGGATCGATGTTCGGGTACGGCTCCGTCGAGTTCGAGATCGCTGGTGGAGATGACCTCTCATTTCAGGCGATAGATGATCCCCGTGAAATCCGAGCGCTCGTCGATCGAGCAGCATCAAACAACGACGGACTTGGTGCGAACAATCGACAAGAGTCGGATATTCCTGGCGATTTAACTCAGTGGCAGCGGATCCGGGATGAGATCCGAGAGATTCGCACGACGATCGAAGATTAG
- a CDS encoding IS1595 family transposase: MIPLDVFGSESVAADLLQQVRWRNGVTCPRCRSDRTVKNGSYGHFQRYLCKNCDRTFNDKTGTIFAHSKVALRKWLFSIYAFLRFNTSLRQLQLEIDVQYKTIHQRVERFTKALDAPSVNLVGPVEIDEVYVSAGLKGRERDRPSRSRSLSTRGRGSYEQDKPPVFTIVDRGTGNRYVIPAKSADESTIRLLLANRDEEPLTVYTDGFRAYDPLNEDDAFDREYVVHGDGEYADKDVHVNTCESHGSLLRPWLSPHRGISKDKLTQYLRAFQLRRKLLRKPGREALKHAIKATL; this comes from the coding sequence ATGATTCCGCTGGATGTGTTTGGCTCGGAATCGGTCGCAGCGGACCTGTTGCAGCAGGTTCGCTGGCGTAACGGTGTTACTTGCCCCCGCTGCCGTTCTGACCGAACGGTCAAGAACGGCAGCTATGGGCACTTTCAGCGCTATCTCTGTAAGAATTGCGACCGCACGTTCAACGACAAGACCGGCACGATTTTCGCCCATTCGAAGGTTGCACTCAGAAAGTGGCTGTTCTCGATTTACGCGTTTCTCCGGTTTAACACGAGTCTTCGCCAGCTGCAGCTAGAAATCGACGTTCAGTACAAAACGATCCATCAGCGCGTCGAGCGCTTCACGAAGGCGCTCGACGCGCCTTCAGTTAACCTCGTCGGGCCGGTCGAAATCGACGAGGTCTACGTCTCTGCAGGGCTGAAAGGCCGCGAGCGCGACCGACCGTCGCGCTCGCGTAGCCTGTCCACGCGTGGACGAGGATCGTACGAACAGGACAAACCGCCGGTGTTCACGATCGTTGATCGTGGCACCGGCAACCGGTACGTGATTCCCGCGAAATCCGCTGATGAATCGACGATTCGGCTCCTTCTCGCAAACCGCGATGAGGAGCCACTAACCGTCTACACCGACGGATTTCGCGCCTATGATCCACTCAATGAGGACGACGCATTCGACCGCGAATACGTCGTCCACGGCGACGGCGAATACGCTGACAAAGACGTCCACGTCAACACCTGCGAGAGCCACGGATCGCTGCTGCGACCGTGGCTCTCGCCTCACCGAGGCATCTCAAAAGATAAACTCACACAGTATCTCCGAGCCTTCCAACTTCGACGGAAACTACTGCGGAAACCAGGAAGAGAAGCCCTCAAACACGCTATCAAAGCTACGCTGTGA
- a CDS encoding PQQ-binding-like beta-propeller repeat protein has protein sequence MPSRRRILTALAATTAGGYVATTAGTSVETPTSERDWPMSQYNPAGTGHNPNVTGPKSDVEPAWTYDAPSWFHGSSAPIRLGDTLYAAGTGLVAVHVEDGTEQFVRRGPYTSSFAAVTAEPYRTLTLAVTSTGGVYGVNAGGGIKVPGLDRGIGSERWDGPPHGEYRPTIEHTPTVDPVTHNGTVYAPVVGTNDIAAMNASDGSVRWRVTVEKDEIASASFGRPTIQDETLFVANWPNKVSAYDIEDGSTIWERERAEQMQLCTPATDDGIIVMSRSGVALLETNDGNSVWERDLDGNATEGTVAVTDDTVLLSDGNTEFHALDLETGEVRWSREFHGETQPVVADGVVYAVEQGYSLHGFDVSTGTELFEYEPSEVPLSPPIIGDGRLYLTNRRRVIALEETA, from the coding sequence ATGCCCTCCAGAAGGCGTATCCTCACCGCATTAGCCGCTACTACGGCCGGCGGATATGTCGCTACAACCGCTGGAACGTCAGTTGAGACGCCTACGTCGGAACGCGACTGGCCAATGTCTCAGTATAACCCGGCAGGGACTGGACATAATCCGAACGTGACGGGACCGAAGTCTGACGTCGAACCTGCCTGGACCTATGACGCACCGTCGTGGTTCCATGGTTCGAGCGCCCCCATTCGGCTCGGAGATACCCTTTACGCAGCCGGGACAGGTCTCGTTGCGGTACACGTCGAGGATGGGACCGAACAATTCGTTCGGCGGGGACCGTACACATCAAGTTTCGCTGCCGTCACCGCGGAGCCGTATCGAACACTGACGCTTGCCGTCACATCTACAGGTGGAGTGTATGGAGTGAATGCTGGGGGTGGGATCAAGGTCCCGGGACTCGACCGTGGCATCGGGAGTGAACGTTGGGATGGACCGCCACACGGAGAGTACCGGCCGACAATCGAGCATACCCCGACGGTCGACCCGGTCACCCACAACGGCACCGTGTATGCGCCTGTCGTTGGGACCAACGACATCGCTGCAATGAACGCTAGCGACGGGTCTGTGCGCTGGCGTGTGACTGTTGAGAAAGACGAGATCGCCTCGGCTTCGTTTGGACGGCCGACGATCCAAGACGAAACGCTGTTTGTTGCGAACTGGCCGAACAAGGTCTCGGCGTACGATATTGAGGACGGATCGACGATATGGGAACGGGAACGTGCCGAACAGATGCAACTGTGTACACCAGCGACAGATGATGGAATCATTGTCATGTCCCGGTCTGGTGTCGCACTGCTCGAGACCAACGATGGTAATTCCGTCTGGGAACGAGATCTTGACGGGAACGCAACTGAGGGGACGGTCGCCGTGACGGACGACACGGTGCTGTTGAGTGACGGTAATACTGAATTCCATGCTCTCGATCTCGAAACAGGCGAGGTGCGCTGGTCGAGAGAGTTCCACGGCGAGACACAACCGGTCGTCGCCGACGGCGTCGTCTATGCCGTTGAGCAGGGGTATTCACTTCACGGGTTCGACGTGAGCACTGGTACGGAACTGTTTGAATACGAGCCATCAGAAGTCCCTCTGTCACCGCCGATTATCGGGGACGGCCGACTGTACTTGACGAATCGACGCCGCGTCATCGCTTTGGAGGAGACGGCATGA